A region of the Sarcophilus harrisii chromosome 3, mSarHar1.11, whole genome shotgun sequence genome:
TGGAATTGTTCTTGTGAGTTGATCTCACTCAAAGATTGGTTGGACAGCATTTCCTATTCTGCTTTGGTAGGGGATGTGGTTTGTGAGACTCCTTTCCGGTTACATGGGCGGGACTTGGATGAAGTATCGAAGCAGGAGCTTTGCCCAAGGAAACTCATCTCGGACTATGAAATGAGGCCCCAGACACCTTTGAGCACTACTGGGTATTTACACACCACCCCAGCCTCGGTCAATTCGGTGGCCACCTCTTCCTCTGCTGTTTACAAGCCTCCCCTGAAGCCCCCTAAAGGGACCCGCCAACCCAATAAACCCAGGGTACGCCCCACCTCGCGCCAGCCCTCTAAAGACTTGGCCTACAGCAACTATGGCCCCAGCATCGCCTACCAGACTAAATCGCCGGTGCCTTTGGAGTGTCCTACTGCGTGCTCTTGCAATCTGCAGATTTCTGACTTGGGCCTCAATGTTAACTGCCAGGAGAGGAAGATAGAAAGCATCTCTGAGCTTCAGCCCAAACCCTACAATCCCAAGAAGATGTACTTGACAGAGAACTACATCACAGTCGTTCGTCGGACTGATTTCCTGGAGGCGACAGGGCTAGACCTGCTGCATCTTGGAAACAATCGCATCTCGGTAATCCAGGACCGTGCTTTTGGGGATCTAACCAATCTGCGACGACTCTATCTTAATGGCAACCAGATTGAACGCCTGAACCCAGAGCTGTTTTATGGTCTACAGAGCTTGCAGTATCTTTTCCTCCAGTATAATATTATCCGAGAGATCCAGGCTGGGACCTTTGATACAGTCCCTAACCTAcagcttttgtttttaaacaacaaCCTCTTGCAGGCCCTACCCGGGGGCATTTTTTCCGGCCTCACGCTGCTTAGGCTAAATCTAAGGAGCAATTACTTTTCTTCCTTGCCTGTGAGTGGAGTGTTGGATCAGCTGAAATCTCTTATTCAGATCGACTTGAATGACAACCCTTGGGATTGCACTTGTGACGTGGTGGGCATGAAGTTGTGGGTAGAACAACTCAAAGTAGGGGTACTTGTAGATGAGGTCATCTGCAAGGCCCCCAAGAAGTTCGAGGAGACCGATATGAGGTCTATTAAGTCGGAGCTTTTGTGCCCAGACTATTCTGATGTGGTGGTTTCTACACCTACTCCCTCCTCCATACAGATTCCACCACGAACCACATCCTTGCCCTCCACAGTCAGATTCAACAGCACGGGTGCCACTGCTGGGGGTGGCTCTAGCAACAGCGCTTCTTCAGTCCCCTTGTCTGTGCTGATCCTCAGCTTGCTGCTTGTCTTCATCATGTCAGTTTTCGTGGCTGCTGGGCTCTTTGTTCTGGtgatgaaaaggagaaagaagaaccaGAGCGATCACACCAGCACCAACAACTCCGACGTGAGTTCCTTCAACATGCAGTACAGTGTGTACAGTAGCAGCGGGAGCAGTAGCCACCACCATTCACATACTCACCACAGGGGCCCAACCCTCCCTAAAGTCAAAACTCCCGCGGGCCACGTGTACGAATATATCCCACATCCACTgggccacatgtgcaaaaacccCATCTACCGTTCCCGGGAGGGCAATTCCGTGGAAGATTACAAAGATCTGCACGAGCTCAAGGTCACCTACAGTAGTAATCACCACCTGCAGCctcaacagcagcagcagcagccacaaCAGCCACAgcctcagcagcagcagcagcagccgcagcAGCAGCTGCAGCTACAGCAGGGAGATGAGGAGAGGCGGGAAAGCCACCACCTGCGGAGCCCCGCCTATAGTGTCAGTACCATTGAGCCGAGGGAGGAGCTGCTGTCACCCATGCAAGACGCTGATCGCTTTTACAGAGGCATTTTAGAACCCGATAAACACTGCTCGGCTACCACGGCTGGCAGTAGCCTCCCAGAATATCCTAAATTCCCTTGCAGCCCTGCTGCCTATACTTTCTCCCCCAACTATGACCTTAGGCGCCCCCATCAGTACTTACACCCAGGGGCTGGGGACAGCAGGCTCCGGGAAACGGTGCTCTATAGTCCCCCGAGTACTGTCTATGTAGAACCCAACAGGAATGAATATCTGGAAT
Encoded here:
- the SLITRK5 gene encoding SLIT and NTRK-like protein 5 isoform X2, translated to MRGKMYPCCSTLTLEQDLNRKMHIWMLQTIAFAVTSLVFSCAETIDYYGEICDNACPCEEKDGILTVSCENRGIISLAEISPPRFPVYHLLLSGNLLNRLYPNEFVNYTGASILHLGSNVIQDIETGAFHGLRGLRRLHLNNNKLELLRDDTFLGLESLEYLQVDYNYISAIEPNAFGKLHLLQVLILNDNLLSSLPNNLFRFVPLTHLDLRGNRLKLLPYIGLLQHMDKVVELQLEENPWNCSCELISLKDWLDSISYSALVGDVVCETPFRLHGRDLDEVSKQELCPRKLISDYEMRPQTPLSTTGYLHTTPASVNSVATSSSAVYKPPLKPPKGTRQPNKPRVRPTSRQPSKDLAYSNYGPSIAYQTKSPVPLECPTACSCNLQISDLGLNVNCQERKIESISELQPKPYNPKKMYLTENYITVVRRTDFLEATGLDLLHLGNNRISVIQDRAFGDLTNLRRLYLNGNQIERLNPELFYGLQSLQYLFLQYNIIREIQAGTFDTVPNLQLLFLNNNLLQALPGGIFSGLTLLRLNLRSNYFSSLPVSGVLDQLKSLIQIDLNDNPWDCTCDVVGMKLWVEQLKVGVLVDEVICKAPKKFEETDMRSIKSELLCPDYSDVVVSTPTPSSIQIPPRTTSLPSTVRFNSTGATAGGGSSNSASSVPLSVLILSLLLVFIMSVFVAAGLFVLVMKRRKKNQSDHTSTNNSDVSSFNMQYSVYSSSGSSSHHHSHTHHRGPTLPKVKTPAGHVYEYIPHPLGHMCKNPIYRSREGNSVEDYKDLHELKVTYSSNHHLQPQQQQQQPQQPQPQQQQQQPQQQLQLQQGDEERRESHHLRSPAYSVSTIEPREELLSPMQDADRFYRGILEPDKHCSATTAGSSLPEYPKFPCSPAAYTFSPNYDLRRPHQYLHPGAGDSRLRETVLYSPPSTVYVEPNRNEYLELKAKLNVEPDYLEVLEKQTTFSQF
- the SLITRK5 gene encoding SLIT and NTRK-like protein 5 isoform X1, with protein sequence MKITDSYRCFIISNSNARNVGGKMYPCCSTLTLEQDLNRKMHIWMLQTIAFAVTSLVFSCAETIDYYGEICDNACPCEEKDGILTVSCENRGIISLAEISPPRFPVYHLLLSGNLLNRLYPNEFVNYTGASILHLGSNVIQDIETGAFHGLRGLRRLHLNNNKLELLRDDTFLGLESLEYLQVDYNYISAIEPNAFGKLHLLQVLILNDNLLSSLPNNLFRFVPLTHLDLRGNRLKLLPYIGLLQHMDKVVELQLEENPWNCSCELISLKDWLDSISYSALVGDVVCETPFRLHGRDLDEVSKQELCPRKLISDYEMRPQTPLSTTGYLHTTPASVNSVATSSSAVYKPPLKPPKGTRQPNKPRVRPTSRQPSKDLAYSNYGPSIAYQTKSPVPLECPTACSCNLQISDLGLNVNCQERKIESISELQPKPYNPKKMYLTENYITVVRRTDFLEATGLDLLHLGNNRISVIQDRAFGDLTNLRRLYLNGNQIERLNPELFYGLQSLQYLFLQYNIIREIQAGTFDTVPNLQLLFLNNNLLQALPGGIFSGLTLLRLNLRSNYFSSLPVSGVLDQLKSLIQIDLNDNPWDCTCDVVGMKLWVEQLKVGVLVDEVICKAPKKFEETDMRSIKSELLCPDYSDVVVSTPTPSSIQIPPRTTSLPSTVRFNSTGATAGGGSSNSASSVPLSVLILSLLLVFIMSVFVAAGLFVLVMKRRKKNQSDHTSTNNSDVSSFNMQYSVYSSSGSSSHHHSHTHHRGPTLPKVKTPAGHVYEYIPHPLGHMCKNPIYRSREGNSVEDYKDLHELKVTYSSNHHLQPQQQQQQPQQPQPQQQQQQPQQQLQLQQGDEERRESHHLRSPAYSVSTIEPREELLSPMQDADRFYRGILEPDKHCSATTAGSSLPEYPKFPCSPAAYTFSPNYDLRRPHQYLHPGAGDSRLRETVLYSPPSTVYVEPNRNEYLELKAKLNVEPDYLEVLEKQTTFSQF
- the SLITRK5 gene encoding SLIT and NTRK-like protein 5 isoform X3, which gives rise to MYPCCSTLTLEQDLNRKMHIWMLQTIAFAVTSLVFSCAETIDYYGEICDNACPCEEKDGILTVSCENRGIISLAEISPPRFPVYHLLLSGNLLNRLYPNEFVNYTGASILHLGSNVIQDIETGAFHGLRGLRRLHLNNNKLELLRDDTFLGLESLEYLQVDYNYISAIEPNAFGKLHLLQVLILNDNLLSSLPNNLFRFVPLTHLDLRGNRLKLLPYIGLLQHMDKVVELQLEENPWNCSCELISLKDWLDSISYSALVGDVVCETPFRLHGRDLDEVSKQELCPRKLISDYEMRPQTPLSTTGYLHTTPASVNSVATSSSAVYKPPLKPPKGTRQPNKPRVRPTSRQPSKDLAYSNYGPSIAYQTKSPVPLECPTACSCNLQISDLGLNVNCQERKIESISELQPKPYNPKKMYLTENYITVVRRTDFLEATGLDLLHLGNNRISVIQDRAFGDLTNLRRLYLNGNQIERLNPELFYGLQSLQYLFLQYNIIREIQAGTFDTVPNLQLLFLNNNLLQALPGGIFSGLTLLRLNLRSNYFSSLPVSGVLDQLKSLIQIDLNDNPWDCTCDVVGMKLWVEQLKVGVLVDEVICKAPKKFEETDMRSIKSELLCPDYSDVVVSTPTPSSIQIPPRTTSLPSTVRFNSTGATAGGGSSNSASSVPLSVLILSLLLVFIMSVFVAAGLFVLVMKRRKKNQSDHTSTNNSDVSSFNMQYSVYSSSGSSSHHHSHTHHRGPTLPKVKTPAGHVYEYIPHPLGHMCKNPIYRSREGNSVEDYKDLHELKVTYSSNHHLQPQQQQQQPQQPQPQQQQQQPQQQLQLQQGDEERRESHHLRSPAYSVSTIEPREELLSPMQDADRFYRGILEPDKHCSATTAGSSLPEYPKFPCSPAAYTFSPNYDLRRPHQYLHPGAGDSRLRETVLYSPPSTVYVEPNRNEYLELKAKLNVEPDYLEVLEKQTTFSQF